In Azospirillaceae bacterium, a genomic segment contains:
- a CDS encoding COQ9 family protein, with protein MVPADHPPVDHSTESVVEPAAASAGAPPDERQALRDRVLLAVLPNVAFDGWSDAALRQGARDAEVPPAQIAALFPGGVADLVAQFSDWADRAMLARLAGQDLSSLKVRARVALAVRTRLEILAPWAEAVQRASSFLAMPTHAALAARLLYRTVDAVWYAAGDTSVDFNYYTKRALLAGVQTATVLYWLGDRSEDHADSWAFLDRRIGNVLALGKGLSSLSLPKLSALKSLGGIVPSPFRFARHLRQRA; from the coding sequence ATGGTCCCCGCCGATCATCCGCCCGTTGATCATTCGACTGAGTCTGTCGTCGAGCCCGCTGCCGCTTCGGCCGGGGCGCCGCCCGATGAACGGCAGGCGCTGCGTGACCGGGTGTTGCTGGCCGTGCTGCCCAACGTGGCGTTCGATGGCTGGTCGGACGCGGCCCTGCGCCAGGGTGCGAGGGATGCGGAGGTGCCGCCGGCCCAGATCGCTGCCCTTTTCCCCGGCGGCGTCGCCGACCTGGTGGCGCAGTTCAGCGATTGGGCCGACCGCGCCATGCTGGCCCGCCTGGCCGGCCAGGACCTCTCATCCTTGAAGGTGCGGGCGCGGGTGGCGCTGGCTGTGCGCACCCGGCTGGAGATCCTGGCGCCGTGGGCGGAGGCGGTGCAGCGCGCCAGCTCTTTCCTGGCCATGCCCACCCACGCCGCCCTGGCCGCCCGCCTGCTATACCGCACGGTCGATGCCGTGTGGTACGCCGCCGGCGACACCTCGGTGGACTTCAACTATTACACCAAGCGGGCGCTGCTGGCCGGCGTGCAGACGGCCACCGTGCTGTACTGGCTGGGCGACCGGTCGGAGGATCACGCCGACAGCTGGGCCTTCCTGGACCGGCGGATCGGCAACGTGCTGGCCCTGGGCAAGGGGCTGTCCAGCCTGTCGCTGCCTAAGCTGTCCGCGTTGAAAAGCCTGGGCGGCATCGTCCCGTCGCCCTTCCGCTTCGCGCGCCATCTGCGGCAAAGGGCTTAA
- the ltrA gene encoding group II intron reverse transcriptase/maturase: protein MENTGSGLLLAALTRENLQRAWRRVRSNKGAAGVDGLDIDQTAAHLRTVWPAIRSQVLSGTYRPWPVRRVAIPKPDGGERELGIPTVTDRLIQQALLQVLQPLLDPSFSEYSYGFRPGRGAHDAVLKAQSYVQSGRRVVVDVDLEKFFDRVNHDILIDRLWKRIGDAGIVRLIRSYLDSGIMVGGVVQARERGTPQGGPLSPLLANVLLDEVDRELERRGHRFVRYADDANVYVRSRKAGERVMALLRRLYGRLRLSVNETKSAVTSVFGRKFLGYGFWVAPGGVIKRRVADKPLATFKHRIRQLTRRSGGNSVQEVVMRLRSYVLGWKAYFRLAQTPRVWNDLDKWMRHRLRAIQLKHWKRGTTIYRELKALGAKPKVLHQVAANSRRWWRNSGMALNAVLSLQWADALGMPRLS, encoded by the coding sequence ATGGAAAACACGGGGTCAGGGCTGCTGCTGGCGGCCCTGACGCGAGAGAACCTGCAACGGGCTTGGCGACGGGTGCGGTCCAACAAGGGCGCGGCGGGGGTTGACGGTCTGGACATTGACCAGACGGCGGCCCATCTGCGCACGGTGTGGCCCGCGATCCGGAGCCAGGTGTTGTCGGGGACGTACCGGCCTTGGCCGGTACGACGGGTGGCGATCCCGAAGCCGGACGGTGGCGAGCGTGAACTCGGCATCCCGACGGTGACGGATCGCCTGATCCAGCAGGCGCTGCTGCAGGTGTTGCAGCCGCTCCTTGATCCGAGCTTCAGCGAGTACAGCTACGGCTTCCGTCCGGGGCGAGGGGCGCACGACGCGGTGCTGAAGGCACAGTCGTACGTCCAGTCGGGCCGGCGGGTTGTGGTTGACGTGGACCTGGAGAAGTTCTTCGACCGGGTGAACCACGACATCCTGATCGACCGTCTCTGGAAGCGCATTGGGGATGCCGGCATCGTCCGGCTGATCCGGTCGTACCTGGACAGCGGGATCATGGTGGGGGGCGTGGTCCAGGCACGGGAGAGGGGGACGCCGCAGGGCGGCCCGCTGTCGCCGCTGCTGGCCAACGTCTTGCTCGACGAGGTGGACCGGGAACTGGAGCGCCGGGGTCATCGCTTCGTGCGCTACGCTGACGATGCGAACGTTTACGTTCGCAGCCGGAAGGCGGGTGAACGGGTGATGGCGCTGTTGCGGCGGCTCTACGGCCGACTGCGTCTCTCGGTCAACGAGACCAAGAGCGCGGTGACCAGCGTGTTCGGCCGCAAGTTCCTGGGCTACGGCTTCTGGGTGGCGCCCGGTGGCGTCATCAAGCGGCGGGTTGCCGACAAGCCGCTGGCGACCTTCAAGCATCGCATCCGGCAGCTGACCCGCCGTTCCGGCGGGAACAGTGTGCAGGAGGTGGTGATGCGCCTGCGTTCCTATGTTCTGGGATGGAAGGCCTACTTCCGCCTGGCGCAGACACCCCGGGTCTGGAACGACCTGGACAAGTGGATGCGCCATCGGCTGCGGGCCATCCAGCTCAAGCATTGGAAACGGGGCACGACCATCTACAGGGAACTGAAAGCACTCGGGGCCAAACCCAAGGTGCTCCATCAGGTGGCGGCCAATAGCCGCCGCTGGTGGCGCAACAGCGGGATGGCCCTCAATGCCGTCCTCTCCCTGCAATGGGCGGACGCCCTGGGAATGCCCCGTCTCTCTTGA
- a CDS encoding MFS transporter, producing MANIASSSASGASTRMTKEERKVIFASSLGTVFEWYDFYLYGSLAAIISARFFSGLPTQGAKDVFTLLGFAAGFFVRPFGALIFGRLGDLVGRKYTFLVTIVIMGGSTALIGFLPSYEAVGVLSPILLISLRLLQGLALGGEYGGAATYVAEHAPHGKRGAYTAWIQITATGGLFLSLLVILACRTSLDKADYESWGWRIPFLMSLLLLAVSLWIRLQLDESPLFKKMKEEGKTSKSPILESFGNLYNLKFVLLALFGVVAGQAVVWYCGQFYAQIFLKSTLKIDPNTADTLAAIALLFATPFFVVFGALSDRIGRKKVILAGLALAIITYFPIFRGITHFGNPALEAAMAASPATVTADPAECTWQLNVTGTSKFTSSCDVAKAALVGKSVPYTAVDGTPGAPAEIKIGDTTIAAYDGLAPDAKDKKAAFDKAVADAVKAAGYPAKADDAAINKPMLTLLLWVLVIYVTLVYGPIAAMLVEMFPSRIRYTSMSLPYHIGNGWFGGFLPAISLAIVVTTGQMYAGLWYPIIIAAITLVIGTLFVKETKDVEVSHDK from the coding sequence CCAGTGGGGCCTCGACCCGCATGACCAAGGAGGAGCGCAAGGTCATCTTCGCCTCGTCCCTGGGCACGGTGTTCGAGTGGTATGATTTCTATCTGTACGGTTCCCTTGCCGCCATCATCAGCGCCCGCTTCTTCTCCGGGCTGCCGACGCAGGGCGCCAAGGACGTGTTCACGCTGCTGGGCTTCGCCGCCGGCTTCTTCGTCCGCCCCTTTGGCGCCCTGATCTTCGGCCGGTTGGGCGACCTGGTGGGCCGCAAGTACACCTTCCTGGTCACCATCGTCATCATGGGCGGTTCGACGGCCCTGATCGGCTTCCTGCCCAGCTATGAAGCGGTGGGCGTGCTGTCGCCCATCCTGCTGATCAGCTTGCGCCTGCTGCAGGGCCTGGCCCTGGGCGGCGAATATGGCGGTGCCGCCACCTACGTGGCCGAACACGCCCCCCACGGCAAGCGCGGCGCCTACACCGCCTGGATCCAGATCACCGCCACCGGCGGCCTGTTCTTGTCGCTGCTGGTCATCCTGGCCTGCCGCACCAGCCTGGACAAGGCGGACTATGAGTCCTGGGGCTGGCGCATCCCCTTCCTGATGTCGCTGCTGCTGCTGGCCGTTTCCCTGTGGATCCGCCTGCAATTGGACGAATCGCCGCTGTTCAAGAAGATGAAGGAGGAGGGCAAGACATCCAAGTCCCCCATCCTGGAAAGCTTCGGCAACCTCTATAACCTGAAGTTCGTGCTGCTGGCCCTGTTCGGCGTCGTCGCCGGCCAGGCGGTGGTCTGGTACTGCGGCCAGTTCTATGCCCAGATCTTCCTGAAGAGCACACTGAAGATCGACCCCAACACCGCCGACACGCTGGCCGCCATCGCCCTGCTGTTCGCGACCCCCTTCTTCGTCGTCTTCGGGGCGCTGTCCGACCGCATCGGCCGCAAGAAGGTGATCCTGGCCGGCCTGGCCCTGGCCATCATCACCTACTTCCCCATCTTCCGGGGCATCACCCATTTCGGCAACCCGGCACTGGAAGCCGCCATGGCCGCCAGCCCGGCCACGGTGACGGCCGACCCGGCGGAATGCACCTGGCAGCTGAACGTCACCGGCACCTCCAAGTTCACGTCCAGCTGCGACGTGGCCAAGGCGGCGCTGGTGGGCAAGAGCGTGCCCTACACCGCGGTCGATGGCACCCCGGGCGCCCCCGCCGAGATCAAGATCGGCGACACGACCATCGCCGCCTATGACGGCCTGGCACCCGACGCCAAGGACAAGAAGGCCGCCTTCGACAAGGCGGTGGCGGACGCCGTGAAGGCTGCGGGCTATCCCGCCAAGGCCGACGACGCCGCCATCAACAAGCCGATGCTAACCCTGCTGCTGTGGGTGCTGGTCATCTATGTCACCCTGGTCTACGGCCCCATCGCCGCCATGCTGGTGGAGATGTTCCCGTCGCGCATCCGCTACACGTCCATGTCCTTGCCCTACCACATCGGCAACGGCTGGTTCGGCGGCTTCCTGCCCGCCATCTCGCTGGCCATCGTGGTCACCACCGGCCAGATGTACGCCGGCCTGTGGTACCCGATCATCATCGCCGCCATCACCCTGGTGATCGGCACGCTGTTCGTGAAGGAAACCAAGGACGTGGAAGTCAGCCACGACAAGTAG